From Brevibacillus marinus, a single genomic window includes:
- a CDS encoding PTS galactitol transporter subunit IIC, with amino-acid sequence MFLETLKHIFDTFGAQIFVPFIIFIVALFLKVQVKKAFFAALYAGIGLQGFTLLLNAFIPVILPVVQQMVESTGVKLPVFDIGWQATAVVAYSTQVGMIFLGLGILLQIFLFLTRWTNVFQPGDLWNNYSYMVWGSMIYLLTKNMVLAIACMVVMNLYSLLFSEMLARRWSAYYNYPNCTIVQLHHVGSVPFGIAMNWILNKLGANKIQLGPSDLQKKLGFLGEPILLGLLLGLFLGVMGNLKELVTLSSWGEIATVGVATAAVMAIFPKVSGIFAQAFLPLTEAAKKAGKQGSKSREWYLGVNDAAGYGETATLISGITLIPIMLVMALILPGNQVLPVVDLIALPFMVEGLVAIMNGNIFKVLVSGTIWFSLGLYMATYTAPIFTQVAAEVGVSIPSGVLLITSFGILTKPIVGLIFLAFLSQSWVWIGLVIAIYAVSYFLFKRNKEAFYDFVEKMNTRAA; translated from the coding sequence ATGTTTTTGGAAACGCTGAAGCACATTTTTGATACGTTCGGGGCGCAAATTTTCGTGCCGTTTATCATCTTCATCGTCGCTCTCTTTTTGAAGGTGCAGGTGAAAAAAGCGTTTTTCGCCGCCCTGTACGCCGGGATCGGTCTGCAAGGATTCACCCTGCTGTTAAACGCCTTTATCCCAGTGATTTTGCCGGTTGTCCAGCAGATGGTGGAAAGCACCGGCGTGAAACTGCCGGTTTTTGACATCGGTTGGCAGGCTACGGCTGTCGTCGCCTATTCGACCCAGGTGGGGATGATTTTCCTGGGGCTGGGAATTTTGCTGCAGATCTTTTTGTTTCTCACCCGTTGGACCAATGTCTTTCAACCGGGCGATTTGTGGAACAACTACTCCTACATGGTGTGGGGCTCGATGATCTACTTGCTGACCAAAAACATGGTGCTGGCGATTGCCTGCATGGTCGTGATGAACTTATACAGTTTGCTTTTCTCGGAAATGCTCGCCCGCCGCTGGTCCGCTTACTACAACTACCCGAATTGCACGATTGTGCAGCTCCACCATGTGGGAAGCGTGCCGTTCGGGATCGCGATGAACTGGATATTGAACAAACTGGGGGCAAACAAGATTCAGCTCGGCCCCAGTGACTTGCAGAAAAAACTCGGCTTCCTCGGCGAACCGATCTTACTCGGCTTACTGCTCGGGTTGTTCCTCGGCGTCATGGGCAATCTGAAAGAGCTGGTGACGCTTTCCTCCTGGGGTGAAATCGCCACCGTCGGGGTTGCCACCGCTGCCGTGATGGCCATCTTCCCGAAAGTGTCCGGCATCTTTGCGCAGGCATTTTTGCCGCTGACGGAAGCGGCCAAGAAAGCAGGCAAGCAGGGCAGCAAATCGCGCGAGTGGTACCTGGGCGTCAACGACGCCGCCGGTTATGGCGAAACGGCCACGCTGATCTCCGGGATCACCCTGATCCCGATCATGCTCGTGATGGCCCTGATCCTGCCGGGCAACCAAGTGCTGCCGGTGGTGGACCTGATTGCGCTGCCGTTCATGGTGGAGGGCTTGGTTGCGATCATGAACGGGAACATTTTTAAAGTGCTGGTTTCCGGTACGATCTGGTTCAGCCTGGGACTGTACATGGCCACCTACACCGCGCCGATCTTTACCCAGGTGGCCGCAGAGGTAGGGGTCAGCATTCCCAGCGGCGTCCTCTTGATCACCAGCTTCGGCATCTTGACCAAGCCGATCGTCGGCCTGATCTTCCTCGCCTTCCTTTCCCAGTCTTGGGTCTGGATCGGGCTGGTGATTGCGATCTACGCCGTTTCGTACTTCCTCTTCAAGCGGAATAAGGAAGCGTTCTACGACTTTGTGGAAAAGATGAATACGCGCGCGGCGTAA
- a CDS encoding PTS sugar transporter subunit IIB: MKTNLHVLTVCGSGTVSSTMVSEKLKEALAAEGYTVTTTEVKPQEVVNYVELGSYDFVAYTTPVPDNLPIPAINAVGFLTGLDEEGFLEEVRTVIKRINNA; the protein is encoded by the coding sequence ATGAAAACCAACCTTCACGTACTGACCGTTTGCGGTTCGGGTACCGTCAGCTCCACGATGGTGTCGGAAAAGTTGAAAGAAGCGCTGGCCGCGGAAGGCTACACGGTTACGACGACGGAAGTGAAGCCGCAGGAAGTGGTAAACTACGTCGAATTGGGCAGCTACGATTTTGTCGCCTACACCACGCCCGTACCGGATAATTTGCCGATTCCCGCGATTAACGCTGTCGGTTTCCTCACCGGTTTGGACGAAGAAGGTTTTCTGGAAGAAGTACGAACCGTGATCAAACGGATCAACAACGCGTAA
- a CDS encoding PTS sugar transporter subunit IIA, with the protein MSTFDEDLILLGVEADDAEAVLFQLADLLHSRGFVKESFRAAVLEREKQHPTGLPSEGVYVAIPHADPVHVNQSAIAVATLKKPVSFAMMGNPEVSIDVKIVVMLAIHNPAEHLQLLRNFMKLFQDKDLLVAISEAATKRDVYERLRESGVVGTLPINS; encoded by the coding sequence GTGAGCACATTTGATGAAGACCTGATCCTGCTGGGGGTGGAAGCGGACGACGCGGAAGCGGTTCTCTTCCAGTTGGCCGATTTGTTGCACAGTCGCGGTTTTGTCAAGGAGAGCTTCCGTGCCGCCGTCCTGGAACGGGAGAAGCAGCATCCGACCGGGCTGCCCAGTGAAGGGGTCTACGTCGCCATTCCCCACGCCGACCCGGTTCACGTCAACCAGTCGGCGATTGCGGTTGCGACGCTGAAAAAACCGGTTAGCTTTGCGATGATGGGCAACCCGGAAGTGTCGATTGACGTAAAAATTGTCGTCATGCTGGCCATCCACAATCCGGCGGAACATCTGCAGCTGCTGCGAAACTTCATGAAGCTGTTTCAGGACAAAGACCTGCTGGTGGCGATCAGTGAAGCCGCGACAAAACGGGACGTGTATGAACGATTACGCGAAAGCGGAGTCGTCGGCACGCTGCCGATCAACTCGTAA
- a CDS encoding HD-GYP domain-containing protein, whose product MREVSVWDVHSGAVLARPIISAAGSILLSEGQKLTEQQIKKLRKLNIKTVYVRTEVTEQAAHAKEAALPEWTFPAGERTASAQTIEQKKVAQAVTEFLDSPRVKGLIAISYMEETFRRYARQMFQTIVSRPFLLEQLTTLYRTDLFLFNHSLNVAVTSGIVGLALKYDYDQLLELTIGAMLFDIGMSQLPEHLVKSTDTLTDWQRAELASHPILGYQILISQQEVPKAAALCALQHHERFDGTGYPYRLKKAQIHPYAQIVAISDVYNALISPRHYRNAYSHQEAIEFLYAAGNKYFDLSLIKTFLKHICVYPESCKVLLSNGKIGVVAAKNIDTPHRPVVKVIREADGTPIDPPYEIDLKKHVDVVIVQVL is encoded by the coding sequence GTGAGAGAAGTTAGCGTATGGGACGTGCACAGCGGCGCCGTTTTGGCGAGGCCTATCATTTCGGCGGCGGGCAGCATCTTGCTTAGCGAGGGACAAAAACTTACGGAGCAGCAGATCAAAAAGCTACGCAAACTGAATATCAAAACCGTGTACGTACGCACAGAAGTGACGGAGCAAGCAGCGCATGCGAAAGAAGCCGCGCTTCCGGAATGGACCTTTCCCGCTGGCGAACGGACAGCTTCCGCGCAGACGATCGAGCAGAAAAAAGTGGCCCAGGCGGTAACCGAATTTCTCGATTCCCCCCGCGTAAAAGGGCTGATCGCCATCTCGTACATGGAAGAGACCTTTCGGCGCTACGCCCGGCAAATGTTCCAGACGATCGTCTCCCGTCCGTTTTTGCTGGAGCAGTTAACGACACTCTATCGGACCGATTTGTTTTTGTTCAACCATTCGCTGAACGTAGCCGTTACGAGCGGCATTGTCGGTTTGGCTTTAAAGTACGACTACGATCAACTGCTGGAGTTGACCATCGGGGCCATGCTGTTCGACATTGGCATGTCCCAGTTGCCGGAGCATCTGGTGAAGAGCACCGACACACTGACGGATTGGCAGCGGGCGGAATTGGCTTCTCATCCTATTCTCGGGTACCAGATCTTAATCAGTCAGCAAGAGGTGCCCAAAGCGGCGGCATTATGTGCCCTGCAGCACCATGAGCGCTTTGACGGGACGGGTTATCCTTACCGCTTGAAGAAAGCGCAGATCCACCCTTATGCGCAGATTGTTGCCATCAGTGACGTCTACAATGCGCTGATTTCCCCGCGTCACTACCGCAACGCCTATTCCCATCAGGAAGCGATCGAGTTCTTGTACGCAGCCGGCAACAAATACTTTGACCTCTCGTTGATTAAAACATTCCTGAAGCACATCTGCGTTTACCCCGAATCGTGCAAGGTCTTGCTGAGCAACGGAAAAATCGGCGTGGTTGCCGCCAAGAATATCGACACGCCGCACCGGCCCGTGGTGAAAGTGATCCGGGAAGCCGACGGCACCCCGATTGATCCGCCGTATGAAATCGACCTGAAGAAACATGTGGATGTGGTGATTGTCCAGGTGTTGTAA
- a CDS encoding S24 family peptidase, with product MNYYQLLKQYIEQSGLSHREISRQCKERGTPVSQAYISQIVKGDVPPASDDVNRVLAAVTGGDPDGLIIAAYKEKAPARIRELLDQAENITALIHTYMDTLVDAMADESGCLHPLYRKLLTSTLLQNGMEMKDEDNFLKHDYQVKMLLKSFDMEAKLKIFTLIIESLLQTNAERDDPSASSPEKHKNKRRRSHSVIRVPVLKRLHAKQPYLKEDRNIVTWMELDSCGEYQDGELFFLIVPDDSMAGSRICHGDKVLVKIQPTVENGEIAVVNLDERNTMLRRIKKVDGDLVLLYPDNPRYQPLVTHNHNVHICGKVIQVHFNP from the coding sequence ATGAACTACTATCAGCTACTTAAGCAATATATCGAGCAAAGCGGACTGTCGCATCGCGAAATATCCAGACAATGCAAAGAGCGAGGAACACCTGTATCACAGGCGTATATCAGCCAAATCGTCAAAGGGGACGTTCCCCCCGCCTCTGATGACGTGAATCGCGTGCTCGCAGCGGTGACCGGAGGTGATCCGGACGGCTTGATTATTGCTGCCTACAAAGAGAAAGCGCCGGCCAGGATTCGCGAACTGCTGGATCAAGCGGAAAATATCACAGCCTTGATCCATACATACATGGACACTCTGGTAGATGCGATGGCGGACGAGTCGGGCTGTCTGCATCCGCTCTACCGGAAACTGTTGACCAGCACTCTGCTGCAAAACGGTATGGAGATGAAAGACGAGGATAATTTTTTGAAGCACGACTATCAGGTGAAAATGCTGCTCAAATCGTTTGACATGGAAGCAAAGTTGAAAATTTTTACATTGATTATCGAGTCATTGCTGCAAACCAACGCCGAGCGGGATGATCCCAGCGCGAGCAGCCCGGAAAAACACAAGAACAAGCGCCGACGGTCCCACTCGGTCATCCGCGTTCCGGTGTTAAAGCGGCTGCATGCGAAACAGCCGTACCTGAAAGAAGACCGCAATATTGTCACCTGGATGGAACTGGACAGCTGTGGCGAATACCAGGATGGCGAGTTGTTTTTTTTGATCGTGCCGGATGATTCGATGGCGGGAAGCCGAATTTGCCATGGAGACAAAGTGCTGGTGAAGATCCAGCCAACCGTGGAAAACGGGGAAATTGCGGTGGTGAATCTCGACGAACGAAACACCATGCTGCGGCGGATCAAAAAGGTTGACGGCGATCTTGTGCTGCTATATCCGGACAACCCCCGCTATCAACCACTTGTGACCCATAACCACAACGTACACATCTGCGGCAAAGTCATCCAAGTCCACTTTAATCCTTGA
- a CDS encoding AIR synthase related protein produces the protein MGKLMRFRDLTIIDYPDKRLAIACDSSGAIGDKPEDLVNVDPYIVGRFLVRVPLMELLSAGAAPIAVFNTLSVEMEPTGRRIVSGILDEMKQIGLEEAAAINGSTEENMPTVQTGAGVTVLGEVDELKERSMVGDLLYCIGYPKVGHEVALDDPQICDLPTVRQLREVAGIHEIVPVGSKGIGYEVAELLKRNQLGLVWEPTTLPLAKSAGPATCVIVTAEATEQAWLETLRQPVTRLGTLTR, from the coding sequence ATGGGTAAATTGATGCGTTTTCGCGACTTGACGATCATCGATTATCCGGACAAACGGCTCGCGATCGCCTGTGATTCGAGCGGCGCGATCGGGGACAAGCCAGAGGATCTGGTAAACGTTGATCCGTACATAGTGGGGCGGTTTTTGGTGCGCGTGCCCCTGATGGAACTGTTGTCGGCAGGAGCGGCGCCCATCGCCGTCTTCAATACGTTAAGCGTGGAGATGGAGCCGACCGGACGAAGGATCGTGTCCGGCATTCTCGATGAGATGAAACAGATCGGCTTGGAAGAAGCGGCGGCGATCAACGGCAGTACGGAAGAAAACATGCCGACGGTGCAAACGGGAGCCGGCGTCACCGTGCTGGGGGAAGTGGACGAGCTGAAGGAACGCAGCATGGTCGGCGACCTGCTGTACTGCATCGGCTATCCCAAAGTGGGACACGAGGTCGCGCTGGACGATCCGCAGATTTGCGATTTGCCGACAGTCAGACAACTGCGGGAGGTGGCCGGGATTCATGAGATCGTCCCGGTCGGTTCCAAGGGTATCGGCTATGAAGTGGCGGAACTGCTTAAGCGGAATCAACTGGGGCTTGTGTGGGAACCCACTACTCTGCCGCTGGCGAAAAGTGCGGGCCCGGCAACCTGTGTGATCGTGACCGCGGAGGCGACGGAGCAGGCGTGGCTGGAAACGCTCCGGCAGCCGGTTACCCGCTTGGGAACCCTCACCCGCTGA
- a CDS encoding ECF transporter S component has product MNIAQPRIKVLSLVALFTALSVIGSMIKLPSPYGTVALDSCPAFVAALLISPAAGAWVGFFGHILTSWNAGFPLSIPIHLFIALQMAAICWSCGMVAGKGRFLLALIVAAVLNGVAAPAMFIFFDGFGTAFFLTMLLPLLFGSVVNAALAGLIVKALRRSGNG; this is encoded by the coding sequence ATGAACATCGCGCAACCGCGAATCAAAGTATTGTCACTGGTGGCTCTCTTTACGGCATTATCCGTCATCGGCAGTATGATCAAATTGCCGTCCCCCTACGGGACCGTAGCACTGGATTCATGTCCGGCCTTTGTCGCCGCCCTGCTCATCTCGCCTGCAGCGGGAGCGTGGGTCGGCTTTTTCGGTCACATACTAACCTCTTGGAACGCGGGTTTTCCCCTTTCCATCCCGATTCATCTGTTCATCGCCCTGCAAATGGCGGCGATCTGCTGGAGCTGCGGGATGGTGGCCGGCAAGGGCCGCTTTCTGCTGGCGCTCATTGTGGCAGCGGTCTTGAACGGCGTTGCTGCCCCCGCCATGTTCATTTTCTTTGACGGGTTTGGGACAGCCTTTTTCCTGACGATGCTGCTGCCGCTGCTCTTTGGCTCGGTGGTCAATGCGGCGCTTGCCGGCTTGATTGTCAAAGCGCTCAGGAGAAGCGGAAATGGGTAA
- a CDS encoding cyclase family protein codes for MLKVEKIVDLSIPLSSRTPVYPGDPVPTITTAATIAADGYNLSLLQLGSHSGTHVDAPYHFRADGPTLDRLPLHAFIGEGVVIDVTGKEPAEPIRAADVEPYLEQLAPGKIALIHTGWSDYLGEPRYFQHPYLEAAAVEAMLERGVRTFLIDALSVDPPDGHTFAAHEKITQCNGVIGENLARFAAIDFVQPWIIALPLKIEQGDGSPVRAVAVKFALTR; via the coding sequence TTGCTAAAAGTAGAGAAGATCGTCGATTTGTCCATTCCCCTCTCATCGCGCACCCCTGTTTATCCGGGCGACCCGGTCCCGACCATCACCACCGCCGCCACGATTGCCGCGGATGGCTACAACCTCAGTCTCCTTCAGCTCGGATCGCACAGCGGGACCCACGTCGACGCGCCGTACCATTTCCGCGCCGATGGCCCCACCCTTGACCGCCTCCCGCTGCACGCCTTCATCGGGGAAGGGGTGGTGATCGATGTGACCGGCAAAGAGCCAGCGGAGCCGATTCGCGCTGCCGACGTCGAGCCGTATCTGGAACAGCTCGCCCCCGGAAAAATCGCGCTGATCCATACCGGCTGGTCTGACTATTTGGGCGAGCCCCGCTACTTTCAACACCCCTATCTGGAGGCGGCGGCCGTTGAGGCGATGCTGGAGCGCGGCGTGCGCACCTTTTTGATCGATGCGTTAAGTGTCGATCCGCCGGATGGGCACACCTTTGCCGCCCACGAAAAAATCACGCAGTGCAACGGCGTGATCGGCGAAAATTTGGCCCGCTTCGCGGCGATTGATTTTGTCCAGCCCTGGATTATCGCGCTGCCGCTGAAGATTGAGCAGGGGGACGGGTCTCCGGTGCGGGCCGTTGCCGTGAAGTTTGCGCTAACCCGCTGA
- a CDS encoding ABC transporter ATP-binding protein, whose translation MRQVSKVIDGKTIVHPVDIQVSPGQVVALCGGNGAGKSTILRMIVGLTRPTTGSIRLNGLGWQEQRSEYAKQIGYMPDHFNFGSALTAAETIRFYAALRGQSAAEAERVLRAVGLYEVRNKRVSVFSKGMQQRLLFAQALLGRPALLVLDEPTNGLDPYWMDAFVDLVREVKEHGQAVIFSTHQLPVADAVADRAILLMDGQIIRSATSEEFRAQYGSRGLEGAFSDIVSRKLSREMRTNQETAGEFVQGKQPVNVNIRGRGD comes from the coding sequence ATGCGACAGGTGAGCAAAGTGATCGACGGAAAAACGATCGTGCATCCCGTGGATATCCAGGTCAGTCCGGGACAGGTGGTCGCTCTCTGCGGCGGCAATGGAGCGGGAAAAAGCACCATCCTGCGCATGATCGTGGGATTGACCAGGCCCACCACGGGCAGCATCCGGTTGAACGGTCTCGGCTGGCAGGAGCAGCGCAGCGAATACGCGAAGCAGATCGGCTACATGCCGGACCATTTCAACTTTGGCAGCGCCTTGACGGCAGCTGAGACGATTCGCTTTTACGCTGCGCTGCGCGGGCAGTCGGCGGCGGAAGCGGAGCGGGTGCTGCGGGCGGTCGGGCTGTACGAGGTGCGAAACAAACGGGTATCCGTATTTTCCAAAGGGATGCAGCAGCGTCTCCTGTTCGCCCAGGCGCTGCTGGGCAGACCGGCGCTATTGGTACTGGACGAGCCGACCAACGGACTCGACCCGTACTGGATGGATGCGTTCGTCGATCTGGTAAGGGAAGTGAAAGAGCATGGACAAGCGGTCATCTTCTCCACGCACCAGCTGCCGGTTGCCGACGCCGTCGCCGATCGCGCGATTTTGCTCATGGACGGGCAGATCATCCGTTCCGCTACGAGCGAGGAATTCCGGGCGCAGTACGGTTCGCGAGGACTAGAGGGGGCGTTTTCCGACATAGTTTCCCGTAAGCTGTCGAGGGAAATGCGGACGAACCAGGAGACTGCCGGCGAATTCGTGCAGGGTAAGCAACCTGTCAACGTCAACATCAGGGGGCGGGGAGACTGA
- a CDS encoding ABC transporter permease codes for MHVYQIAKRELKVGFRNPWAYSFLALFALFSLALLVLQSRAYLAGYTYTTGTMLNLILYLLPLLTMLLASFSVTAEKEDGSWQLLATYALSSAAFFWGKYVGLAVVLISIACFGYGLSGLAGFLLGRGFTASALLFFLFFSVCTILLFLSIAMLVGALSRNRWQALTLGVSVWFFLILAWPTLLISLLSFLPYTWIKPALQFATCLNPAEVVRIFSIVKLGAGSVFGADYHSWVTWLESPLGSVGFVALCLVWIGGTMLAAITVWERGRYRV; via the coding sequence GTGCACGTCTACCAGATTGCCAAACGGGAACTGAAGGTCGGGTTTCGCAATCCCTGGGCGTATTCGTTCCTCGCGCTGTTTGCCTTGTTCAGCCTGGCGCTCTTGGTCCTGCAATCCCGCGCTTACCTGGCCGGATACACCTACACGACGGGTACGATGCTGAACTTAATTCTCTACCTGCTCCCCCTGTTGACGATGCTGCTCGCCTCCTTTTCCGTCACGGCGGAAAAGGAGGATGGGAGCTGGCAGCTGTTGGCCACCTACGCCCTGTCGAGCGCGGCGTTTTTCTGGGGAAAATACGTCGGTCTGGCAGTCGTGCTGATTTCCATCGCCTGTTTTGGCTACGGTTTATCCGGGCTGGCCGGATTTTTGCTGGGACGCGGGTTCACCGCTTCCGCCCTGCTTTTTTTCCTGTTCTTTTCGGTCTGCACCATCCTGCTGTTTTTGAGCATCGCCATGTTGGTCGGAGCCCTGAGCCGAAACAGGTGGCAGGCACTGACGCTGGGCGTCAGCGTCTGGTTTTTCTTGATCCTCGCCTGGCCGACGCTGTTGATCTCGCTGCTGAGCTTTCTGCCGTACACCTGGATCAAGCCTGCCCTGCAGTTTGCCACCTGCCTCAATCCGGCGGAGGTTGTCCGCATCTTTAGCATCGTCAAGCTGGGGGCGGGGTCGGTCTTCGGGGCGGATTACCACAGCTGGGTTACCTGGCTGGAATCGCCGCTGGGCAGCGTCGGGTTTGTCGCCCTTTGTCTCGTCTGGATCGGCGGTACGATGCTGGCGGCGATCACCGTGTGGGAAAGAGGGAGATACCGTGTTTAG
- a CDS encoding nitrous oxide reductase accessory protein NosL, producing MKPLKLAFAGLLGLVILLAGCGAKEAQPAAIVEGVDKCEVCHMHVHDDHNATQIVLQDGKTLKFDDIGCMHRWTEENGAEQVQAQFVRDYLSREWIRYEQATYAYDPSYPTPMGYGIYSFQDQAAAEAFVQEQGTGTVMSAQELANHTWTSSMKKHQGEHGSMQHGTNQQNTGHGHGSAEGHGTAEAHGSAEGHGSAEEQGSADKHMPAQGHEPAAQHAPASSSTQN from the coding sequence GTGAAACCGTTGAAGCTGGCATTTGCCGGATTGTTGGGCCTTGTGATCTTGCTGGCGGGCTGCGGCGCAAAAGAAGCGCAGCCGGCGGCGATCGTGGAAGGCGTGGACAAATGCGAAGTGTGCCACATGCACGTGCACGATGACCATAACGCGACGCAAATCGTGCTGCAGGACGGAAAAACGCTGAAGTTTGACGACATCGGCTGCATGCATCGCTGGACAGAGGAAAACGGTGCGGAGCAGGTGCAGGCGCAGTTTGTCCGCGACTACCTCTCCCGCGAGTGGATCCGCTACGAGCAGGCAACGTATGCGTATGATCCGTCGTACCCGACGCCGATGGGCTACGGCATCTATTCCTTTCAAGATCAGGCGGCGGCGGAAGCGTTTGTCCAGGAGCAAGGGACCGGTACGGTTATGAGCGCGCAGGAGCTGGCGAACCACACCTGGACGAGCAGCATGAAAAAGCATCAGGGAGAGCACGGCTCGATGCAGCACGGCACGAATCAGCAGAATACGGGGCATGGGCATGGATCTGCCGAGGGACATGGCACTGCTGAAGCGCATGGTTCAGCCGAGGGACATGGTTCTGCTGAGGAGCAGGGATCGGCCGACAAGCATATGCCTGCTCAGGGACACGAGCCTGCCGCGCAGCATGCCCCGGCTTCGTCCAGCACGCAGAACTGA
- a CDS encoding right-handed parallel beta-helix repeat-containing protein, with amino-acid sequence MKQKRTTRHESEGIKLFSGGKRSTFALLLLAVCAAAACAPGMAAAAGRAMAASLQALIDQARPGDTVTIPAGVYTGPIRVTKPLVLEAEGEVRLIGTGEEAVLTLRCDGATVRGLSIVDERINPPAALVVEGSGNVLEQIEISTLGTGVRLLNASGNKLTNIRVLGLIQEHAGGSQEAGGHDHAAGSSAAASAHAPLQKGNGIELFHSDQNRIMANQIVNVLDGVYLENSDANHIENNQVERSRYGYHLMGTAATTLMANTGSENVTGAMVMTTSGAVVKHNRFLKQRENPYSQGILLFDVTDSAVENNQVEGNRVGIFVEESSGNRLAGNRLLRNFIGMQIKESADNVVSANLFVSNVIQAQAQDSTANRFIGNYWDDLQGLDLDGDGRSELPYELNPFFLALTAAVPPYQLFFQAPGYVFLEGLFASGPHSSVRDEAPLLAPPASQADAAAAGPQTGLALLSVLLLTGSCLFIYRGVRRS; translated from the coding sequence TTGAAACAGAAAAGGACAACGCGTCACGAAAGCGAGGGGATAAAGCTGTTCAGCGGCGGAAAACGAAGCACCTTTGCGCTGCTTTTGCTTGCGGTCTGCGCGGCGGCTGCCTGCGCGCCCGGGATGGCTGCGGCGGCGGGACGGGCGATGGCAGCCTCCTTGCAGGCGTTGATTGATCAGGCTCGGCCGGGCGACACCGTCACCATTCCGGCGGGGGTATACACGGGGCCGATTCGCGTGACGAAACCGCTTGTGCTGGAAGCGGAAGGTGAGGTGCGGCTGATCGGTACCGGGGAAGAAGCGGTTTTGACGCTTCGCTGCGACGGTGCGACGGTGCGCGGGCTGAGCATTGTCGATGAGCGGATCAATCCCCCTGCCGCCCTGGTCGTCGAGGGCAGCGGCAACGTTCTCGAGCAAATCGAAATCAGCACGCTGGGGACGGGGGTTCGGCTGCTGAACGCCAGCGGCAACAAGCTTACAAACATCCGCGTGCTCGGCCTGATACAGGAGCACGCAGGCGGAAGCCAAGAAGCCGGCGGGCACGACCACGCTGCGGGATCGTCCGCGGCAGCGAGCGCACATGCGCCGCTGCAAAAGGGAAACGGGATTGAGCTGTTTCATTCGGACCAAAACCGGATCATGGCCAACCAGATTGTCAACGTGCTCGACGGCGTCTATCTGGAAAACAGCGATGCCAACCACATCGAAAACAACCAAGTGGAACGATCCCGCTACGGGTACCATCTGATGGGTACGGCCGCCACGACGCTGATGGCCAACACGGGCAGCGAAAACGTGACCGGGGCGATGGTGATGACCACGTCCGGCGCTGTGGTCAAACACAATCGCTTTTTGAAGCAAAGGGAAAATCCCTACTCGCAGGGGATTCTCCTGTTCGATGTTACCGACTCGGCAGTGGAAAACAATCAGGTCGAGGGGAACCGCGTCGGCATCTTTGTGGAGGAGTCCAGCGGGAATCGACTGGCGGGAAACCGGCTGCTGCGGAACTTCATCGGGATGCAGATCAAGGAATCTGCGGACAACGTCGTATCCGCCAATCTGTTCGTATCCAATGTGATTCAGGCGCAGGCCCAGGACAGTACGGCCAACCGGTTTATCGGCAACTACTGGGACGACCTGCAGGGGTTGGACCTGGATGGAGACGGACGCAGCGAGCTGCCTTATGAGCTGAATCCGTTTTTCCTCGCTTTAACCGCTGCGGTGCCGCCCTATCAGCTCTTTTTCCAAGCGCCGGGATATGTGTTTTTGGAAGGGCTGTTTGCTTCCGGCCCGCACTCGTCAGTGCGGGACGAGGCGCCGCTGTTGGCTCCGCCAGCCAGTCAGGCGGACGCAGCGGCCGCCGGTCCACAAACAGGGTTGGCCTTGCTGAGCGTTCTCTTGCTGACGGGAAGCTGTCTATTCATCTATCGGGGAGTGAGAAGATCGTGA